One Hevea brasiliensis isolate MT/VB/25A 57/8 chromosome 6, ASM3005281v1, whole genome shotgun sequence genomic window, atgcatcatatagcaactctgatcatttagcaaactaatgaaatttttggcgacagtagtaaactagttaacaaactaatattttattaaacacattagcaaactaatattttagcaaaccagttagcaaactaatttatcAGATGCTTGTTTCAAATTGTAAtctttaaaaatctaatttagaccttaagaaaaatatatattccAATAGCAATGTCCAATgtcatgatgagagaaaattttataaaataattaaaagaaaaattaattttgagctccatttgactaaaactttcatctattctttttacacaagttctaagactcaattcctaactctatgactttcatacttTTACTTCGAGTTTTAAATTTCATAATCTTATTCTTTCTCAACTTGGATTCATCTTGAGATGCTTTTGAGTGCTATTCCTCCTTATATGCAACCTCAAAGATTTTTCATgagtaagagaaagaatctaaacatcacttaaaattgagttagataaattctagttgagttttgttatcatcaaaatcaatgctcattttgagctacacggggtcaacagaaAGCATTTAGGAGATTGGAAAATTCATTAATGACTGAAGTCAGCTTCAAGGAGCTGATGGAGAGTCTAAGACCCATGAGACGACAACTTGCAAGTTTGATTCTAAGTAAATGGGGAATGAgccttccttcaaaataggtaaagGTACTGAAATTTCCAGAGCCTTGCGGATGGCTAGTAGTTCTGCAGCATTAGAGTCCATACATCCTATTGGACAAGAAAATATGCATTTGAAAGCCCTATTGAGTCCCGAAGAACTCCAACAATTGTGTTAATACGAGGCCTTCCTAGAGAAGAGCCATCAACGTTCCGGTTGAAGCTAGAAAGGGTAGGGGCAATCCATGGAGACACACGCCTGCACTTTGGATGATTAGTCCAAGACCTTATGGATTCAGATGTAATAAACAAATCTGTTGCTGAGTACGGAAAATCTGCGTCAAGTGCCTTCACCCAAggagaaagaagatgaagaataATAGCATACGAGTCAAAAGTTGAAGAATCCTTCCCATTGAAGACTTTGTCATTTCTATCCAACCAGAGCGACCAAATTTTTTGCGTAAAACATGTTAGACCAAAATCTTTTCTGGAAAAAACCATGTGCCGAAAAACTTCATTCTTTAAAGAAAGAAGAGAGAGTACAAGTCATACAAAACAAAGTGTCCCAGCAGCTCATAAACTAGGACCAGACTGACCATGCCCTTTTACAATGTAGGAAAATGTGGGAAACAGTTTCCCTTTCAGCACAGCACAAGATCAAGTTTTTGAGAGTAAGGTACCAAATTAATGTGCCAAAGCCAATATTTGGTGCACAAATGATCTCTACCATTGCAATGAAGAGTGATTGGAGACTAGGAAAAGTATAATTTGAGATTGATATGAAGATTTTACCACTGCATAGCATGTTGGAATTGATTGTCCAATATATTTAGCttattctaaaaaaaaattataatcattAAGTTTATTCATTTAGCTTGATGATTGTTCTTCTTACTTGCTTACTTGTTTATCTTATTTGTTGCGTGATATATATTGTAAATGCCAACTTACTTAGCTTTTCCCCAAAAGCTCACCTCATTAAACTCAATAGTTTTGGAAGTTATATAAGGTGAATGGTGGGTATCAGTTGATGATTGAGCTCTGATTTGCTAGATTCCAGAGTCCTAAGAAGCAAGAGGTAAATCTAATAGGGGGAAGGGTGTTACACCTTGAATACGAGAAACTACATTTTCTTTTTGCATTATTTTAAGCTATTGATTAATTTCATGCGTCAAGGATGAAACTATCTGTAGTTAATTAGCGACTATTTTAATTGTCTGTCGCCAAAATTTAGCTACGAGCATATTCTCAATTTCAAACATTGTTGGTTTTATTGACGGACTTATTTATCGTTAAAAGGttagctttatatatatatgtgcgTGTGCGTTGATTGATTTTATTTAAATCAGTTGTTTGAGAAGTCTATGTTAGTAGCCCCTTATATTCAATTAGTTAATTGTTGGGGGAAAACATGGTATTTTGGTTAGAGGTTACATATGTTCTATTAATGGAAGTTGAGTATAACAATATTAAAACCTCACAGTactaaaaatcaattaaataattAGGCAATTTGTGTTTAATACAATTTTATCTCTACGAGATCAGTGATCTAGTAAAGCTAAATTGCCTTAAAAAGCATagtactaatttatttttttataaataataatttttattatcaatTAAATCTAGGAAAAACTTAGCGTTAGCTTGTCCATCTAAAACCTGGCCAATAGGCCACCTCAATACACTCAACCTAGGACACGACATGTTGAGTGAAAAACTGGGAAGGAGAGATGCAGACAACCAAGACCACACTGAATAGAAATTTCACTCAAAACAGcgtaaatacaaatatccaaaacTTCACAACACAAGCAAAAAATAACAACAACAAAACACACAACATAAGGCTGAAAACCGAAGGCAAGAACTCAAAAGTAAGCAATGAAATCTTCAGATCGCGATGCTTATAGAAAATGTGTTGGATCACCAGATGCGGTAAAGTTGACAGATTATTGATAATGGAATTGATGAATGCTGCTAGACGCCAAGGACCATTACATGGACATAAAACCCAGGACGCTGCAATTTTAGAGTCAGATTCTAAAATAAAACCATCAGCACCAGAGCACATGTGGGGCAAATCAA contains:
- the LOC131180582 gene encoding uncharacterized protein LOC131180582 — protein: MVFSRKDFGLTCFTQKIWSLWLDRNDKVFNGKDSSTFDSYAIILHLLSPWVKALDADFPYSATDLFITSESIRSWTNHPKCRRVSPWIAPTLSSFNRNVDGSSLGRPRCMDSNAAELLAIRKALEISVPLPILKEGSFPIYLESNLQVVVSWVLDSPSAP